The window AGTGATCCATCTGTAGAAGCTGTGAGTTCCTTATTAAATACCGATAGTTTACAGGAGCTTTCATTCTCGTATTCTCACAAAATCGTACACACATTTTGTCGTAAGGGGCAAAAGAAATACTCACTTGACCTATTGTTATTTAAGGATTCAGACACCAGCCAAATTTCACCCATTGCAGTAACAGATCCTTTGAACAACGCCTTCCGAGTATCCGAAAATATTCGTTCAGTTTCCTCTAGAGCTACAAATAGGCCCCAAAATATTACCGAAGATTTAATTAAGATTAAGCATCGCATCCGATCGTTACCCGGAATGTTACAGGCAAATACTTGTAGCAACGAAGCTTTGAATGTCGTGAAAAACGTTCGTGCCAATAGTTCGATTGCCGAGGGTggtttaaatttagtaaatttgtaagatttaggtgaaaatatattttcaaatatgtgtTTTCAGGATGACTCGATTTTTATAAAGGCTGAATGTGGACAGAATCAGAATGGTAAATGgctttgatttttattaaacgggTCCATACTTTTTAAAGGCTCCATTTCAGAGATCTCTTTTAACGATGAAAGATATCTATTAGATTCGACACCTCAACCGGAATGGGCTGCTGACTTTGATTCCTCTACGAATAGTTCAGAGATGAAGGCTCAAATTTATGGTAATGACGACATTGCCAAAATGGTAAGTTCAttgttatttcatattttaataagtttatGCATCTATTAATGCACGTATCCAAGAACGACTAACGATGGACAATATTCTTCGTCTTTATGTCCAGACCGttgaattttcataatttcatgTTCGATCATATTTTTTGTCTATACGGTCAAGTGTGcaaatattaaagtaaaaaatacaaCTATTTACTAAATAAATAGCTAAcggaaaatttttcgaaatggtAAACAAAAATACGCGCGCATTCAGGTCTTTTTTGTTCCATTTCTTATTCCAAAAAATGGGAATATGTTTTTGataacaatttaaacatttgGTAGTGACTCTATTCAAGATACCGATTGTACGtatgatttttaaagaaaatttgctatttcgaccaggaattttttttcccccaacgaataaatcaaaataaacattcCTTCTTCAACCATCCTAAGGTTGCAATTTggctttttattaaataaataagtcaATTTGGATGTTATCTACagtaaatttgcatttgttACTAACAGATAGACAAAATGTTTGGTACTCAGCCTACAAACCTACAGGATAGGGTCAAGTTGATAAAGGACACCAAACGCGAGATTGTTTCACCTATTGATTTGTGGTAAGAGATGAAGAGATTAGatacctttaaattttttgggatactttaataaaagttgttcCTCTAATGTTTCAGTTTTAGTCAACCGGGACCTAAGGTCGGTTGTCAGTCCAGTATTTCGGAGGATTGCTTTGACAACAGCAATCGTTTAAATCCCGTTCCTGACCAGAAAAATATCagtgtaataataaaaaatctatcaGATATCATCAACGAGAATGAATATTTATCCAATTCTCAAAAAGAAGATGGACACCATATACTCGCTCAGCTATTCAATTTACTGAGCAATCATGGAGATCAGGTATttctatgaaataaaaattagtgattaaaattcattattttcctCATGTCTTATAAACAgtgaatttaattgaaaagttatcGATGTATTAGTACAATTCTAATTTCCTGTAGCCAGTCTCGAAAATAGCAGAGAGAACTGAACTTGAACTACAGTTCAcggggaaaaaaattaattcgtaAAGGAAAATGTACATGCGATTCGTATATATCGTGAGCATATTCAGGTCTTAATTCGCTACTGGCTACAATGGGAGTTTTAagataaattttcacaaaaatgggAATGAAGAAATTGCAGGATTCGGGTAATTCCTCCGcaactgaagaaaaatttggtGAATCTGATGATCGAACGGAAAACGGTGAATCTAAACAGCCATGCTCAAAACCGAAATCGCCTTACGTGAAATTCCAAAGAGAATTAGTTGTAtgttatattttaaagttccCTATGAAATACAACATGTATATATTCTTTAGAATTCTAAGCCTCTAAACAAGTCGGTTAGGAACTCCGAAGGTAAGAAAACAATATCGAATTCTGTTCCGTCGTCTTCTAGCAACAACGTCGTTTCTGGCCCACTTAAGAGACCTAAAACACGCTCCAAATTCCAACCTTTACGGTTCGTTGTGCCTATACACATTACAGAATCGTATAAGTTTCTGTTATTTACAGGGCTACATTACCGGTTCAAAATATGGTGAGAAATCACATTGTTCCTATCTCGGTGACATCTAACAAGAATGTTCAGGTTACTCCTGACCGAAAACGTTTGTCTAGTACTCCAACGCAAGTGAGTTAAATGATTTACCCAACTGTCTAGTTCAAAATTCTACATTAAGCACACTAACGGAACTGGGCAAAAACCATTcgtttatcatttattttcgtttttaggAGCCTAAGCTCCGTAAGCCAATGGCAGCTTCTACTCCGACAGGCAAAGAAACTAAACTCGCAAGGTATGAGTCTTTTCTGTTCTAAATATTGACATAAGAATGCTGTCGCTCCTTCGCCAATATACAGAGCCAACATTTTAAAGTGATAGAGAAGGGTGACCTGTTTAAGAAGGCGTCCCCCTCACGATTATGCCAGTTTTTTGAGATGCCCTGTATAAGAGTTTTCCAAAGTTTGTCAGTTGTGTCAGTAATTCTATCTTACAATCATATTCATAACTCACGTGTTATAAATATCTTACTTAATCCTTAGCATCATCGTGAAGCCGTCGTCTCCATCGTTAATCGCTGGTCGAGCATCAACAACAAGTAGCAAAACAATACCAGGAAACAAAAAGTCTAACGTGTCATTATCTAATTGTGAAGTTTCGATATTCGTTAGGAACAATTCTTTGGGTGAAAATCAATTGAAACCTTTGAAGGATAAAAGAGGTACGATGTGCGAGTTGGAATTTGCATTAtggtaattttatgtttgtttattttagatTCGGGTATTCCAGCATTTAAGAGGTCTTCGATAGGGGAAGGTTCCAAGGTAAAGAACGTCTTGTCTAGAGTTCGAGAGAACCTGCTGAATTCTCCACATTTTAAAGGGCCCTTTGAAGATGTAGCTAATAGTGGCACTAAGGTAAGCAGCTTTATTGTGTTGTTACAACAACAGCcttgaaataaattgattgaattGTATTTTAGGTACCGCAGAAGACAAAAGCGGAGAAGGAAAATATGACTCCCACTTATTAAACCGCCTATTTTGTTCAACTGTTTTATAGAAtaagttttattcaatttatattttaaactaaCACGTTACGTGCATAAAAAGGCATTACGACTTCTGTTTAAGGGGATTGTAATATTTGCTTTCAGGTCTAGAATATTATTAAGCCGCTTCGTTAACGTCTTACATTAATCTGCCGTCCATTTAAAagtattgttttgttttaatccctatttattaaaatgagtagtatttattaatgatatcgacgcaaatgtaataaatattgatttttgaaaatatgctacgcaatattcatttaaaattattgataggAAAAAGGACCAACACTATTTTTAATCATCCCACTAGTATATTCCACCTAAACATACATCGAGTGtgttttattcgttttttttatacagttaCCGAGAATTACGTGTCGtgtataaattttgtaattccagtatttagtttttgtttatttcaataagtacttgtttcaaaattaagttAACATTGTGatagtaattaattaaatacagaTTAAAGGAATATAGTTGAACAACACAAAATAATAATGCAAAAAGGTTTTATTGCCGATCGATTAAGACTCCATCCAATTAATTGGTTAAATATATAGTGTGTCTCTTAATGAATAGTAAAAATGAAACGAGTGAATCATGAGtctattttaagataaaatctTCATATAAAGGCATTTCttaaattgcttccattttaaattacaagGCGTTgaagtgtatttttttattttaattaatttctctgtAAATATCTGTAAAACTATTgtt of the Euwallacea fornicatus isolate EFF26 chromosome 9, ASM4011564v1, whole genome shotgun sequence genome contains:
- the LOC136341182 gene encoding uncharacterized protein isoform X1, yielding MVDNTFIIPDIKEDPIFPSLNNTFLKAPEEGVQLLDDNWLTNNSTKNSLDVLSNNALHRDSLAERLISPRESLGILNISAIDLGNESEAIWGFKSPVVEKPMNGSLPHILIANTKEPANSTISLTLEQNRAFLSTYAKKISTSCNVSSDPSVEADSDTSQISPIAVTDPLNNAFRVSENIRSVSSRATNRPQNITEDLIKIKHRIRSLPGMLQANTCSNEALNVVKNVRANSSIAEGGLNLDDSIFIKAECGQNQNGSISEISFNDERYLLDSTPQPEWAADFDSSTNSSEMKAQIYGNDDIAKMIDKMFGTQPTNLQDRVKLIKDTKREIVSPIDLCFSQPGPKVGCQSSISEDCFDNSNRLNPVPDQKNISVIIKNLSDIINENEYLSNSQKEDGHHILAQLFNLLSNHGDQKLQDSGNSSATEEKFGESDDRTENGESKQPCSKPKSPYVKFQRELVNSKPLNKSVRNSEGKKTISNSVPSSSSNNVVSGPLKRPKTRSKFQPLRATLPVQNMVRNHIVPISVTSNKNVQVTPDRKRLSSTPTQEPKLRKPMAASTPTGKETKLASIIVKPSSPSLIAGRASTTSSKTIPGNKKSNVSLSNCEVSIFVRNNSLGENQLKPLKDKRDSGIPAFKRSSIGEGSKVKNVLSRVRENLLNSPHFKGPFEDVANSGTKVPQKTKAEKENMTPTY
- the LOC136341182 gene encoding uncharacterized protein isoform X2, which translates into the protein MVDNTFIIPDIKEDPIFPSLNNTFLKAPEEGVQLLDDNWLTNNSTKNSLDVLSNNALHRDSLAERLISPRESLGILNISAIDLGNESEAIWGFKSPVVEKPMNGSLPHILIANTKEPANSTISLTLEQNRAFLSTYAKKISTSCNVSSDPSVEADSDTSQISPIAVTDPLNNAFRVSENIRSVSSRATNRPQNITEDLIKIKHRIRSLPGMLQANTCSNEALNVVKNVRANSSIAEGGLNLDDSIFIKAECGQNQNGSISEISFNDERYLLDSTPQPEWAADFDSSTNSSEMKAQIYGNDDIAKMIDKMFGTQPTNLQDRVKLIKDTKREIVSPIDLCFSQPGPKVGCQSSISEDCFDNSNRLNPVPDQKNISVIIKNLSDIINENEYLSNSQKEDGHHILAQLFNLLSNHGDQDSGNSSATEEKFGESDDRTENGESKQPCSKPKSPYVKFQRELVNSKPLNKSVRNSEGKKTISNSVPSSSSNNVVSGPLKRPKTRSKFQPLRATLPVQNMVRNHIVPISVTSNKNVQVTPDRKRLSSTPTQEPKLRKPMAASTPTGKETKLASIIVKPSSPSLIAGRASTTSSKTIPGNKKSNVSLSNCEVSIFVRNNSLGENQLKPLKDKRDSGIPAFKRSSIGEGSKVKNVLSRVRENLLNSPHFKGPFEDVANSGTKVPQKTKAEKENMTPTY
- the LOC136341182 gene encoding uncharacterized protein isoform X3, giving the protein MVDNTFIIPDIKEDPIFPSLNNTFLKAPEEGVQLLDDNWLTNNSTKNSLDVLSNNALHRDSLAERLISPRESLGILNISAIDLGNESEAIWGFKSPVVEKPMNGSLPHILIANTKEPANSTISLTLEQNRAFLSTYAKKISTSCNVSSDPSVEADSDTSQISPIAVTDPLNNAFRVSENIRSVSSRATNRPQNITEDLIKIKHRIRSLPGMLQANTCSNEALNVVKNVRANSSIAEGGLNLDDSIFIKAECGQNQNEISFNDERYLLDSTPQPEWAADFDSSTNSSEMKAQIYGNDDIAKMIDKMFGTQPTNLQDRVKLIKDTKREIVSPIDLCFSQPGPKVGCQSSISEDCFDNSNRLNPVPDQKNISVIIKNLSDIINENEYLSNSQKEDGHHILAQLFNLLSNHGDQKLQDSGNSSATEEKFGESDDRTENGESKQPCSKPKSPYVKFQRELVNSKPLNKSVRNSEGKKTISNSVPSSSSNNVVSGPLKRPKTRSKFQPLRATLPVQNMVRNHIVPISVTSNKNVQVTPDRKRLSSTPTQEPKLRKPMAASTPTGKETKLASIIVKPSSPSLIAGRASTTSSKTIPGNKKSNVSLSNCEVSIFVRNNSLGENQLKPLKDKRDSGIPAFKRSSIGEGSKVKNVLSRVRENLLNSPHFKGPFEDVANSGTKVPQKTKAEKENMTPTY